Proteins encoded together in one Planctopirus ephydatiae window:
- a CDS encoding RNA polymerase sigma factor — MEGNRTYSESELIRRIQAGESGLFQELARRHSESLLRCAFTLCRDQQFSEDLAQEALLEGWRFIGRFDGRCQFSTWLYGILRHRFLKSLRRKSLQEPHSWLLDADPLMTAETIDPVHQLQLNEDASRLRQAVALLPDEHRQVIELRFFAEASLEDIAAVLDVPLGTVKSRLHNGLEKLRQQKITVNLFSNTRESGVKS, encoded by the coding sequence ATGGAAGGCAATCGCACTTATTCCGAGAGCGAACTGATTCGCCGCATACAGGCGGGGGAATCAGGTCTTTTTCAAGAACTTGCCCGCCGGCACTCAGAATCGTTGCTGCGGTGTGCCTTCACTCTTTGCCGAGACCAGCAGTTCTCAGAGGATCTGGCACAGGAGGCATTACTGGAAGGGTGGCGTTTCATCGGTCGATTCGATGGCCGGTGCCAGTTTTCCACCTGGTTGTACGGAATTTTAAGGCATCGATTTTTGAAATCGCTCAGACGAAAGTCGCTGCAAGAACCGCATTCGTGGCTTCTCGATGCAGATCCTCTCATGACGGCTGAAACGATTGATCCTGTTCACCAATTACAACTGAACGAAGACGCATCACGACTGCGGCAGGCGGTGGCTTTGCTTCCCGATGAACACCGGCAGGTGATCGAGCTTCGATTTTTTGCCGAAGCGTCCCTCGAAGACATTGCGGCTGTACTCGATGTTCCGTTGGGCACAGTCAAATCGAGACTTCACAACGGTCTGGAAAAACTGCGGCAACAAAAAATCACTGTGAACCTTTTCTCGAACACCCGGGAATCAGGAGTGAAATCATAA
- the pelA gene encoding pectate lyase produces MILRFLLAIPALLLVAGMADARPKDFLKKSNSWFAGDEAQRIAEHILSFQSETGGWPKNVDTTAAPYTGDRSQLKGTYDNGATTDELRFLARIYIAAKDPQYQQAFDRGLNYILKGQYQNGGWPQFSPPGTGYHRHITFNDGAMVRLLEFLREVATADQYDFVDDHRRQAASAAVSRGIDCILKCQIRVEGTLTVWCAQHDEIDFRPQSARTFELATLSGCESAGITRFLMSIDDPSPEIVQSVDAAVAWFEKSQLKGIRVATEKDKKGPEGINRVVVADEHAPPLWARFYQIETNQPVFVDRDGIPKATLAEIGYERRNGYAWYGTWPQKLLSDDYPKWKRKISLKVSPS; encoded by the coding sequence ATGATCCTTCGATTCTTGCTGGCAATTCCTGCCTTGCTGCTGGTCGCTGGAATGGCGGACGCTCGGCCGAAGGATTTCCTAAAAAAGAGCAATTCCTGGTTCGCGGGAGACGAGGCACAGCGAATCGCCGAGCATATTCTTTCGTTCCAGAGTGAAACCGGCGGCTGGCCCAAGAATGTCGATACGACGGCCGCCCCCTATACGGGCGATCGCTCGCAGCTCAAAGGGACCTACGACAACGGAGCGACGACCGATGAATTGCGATTTCTGGCACGTATTTATATAGCCGCAAAAGATCCGCAGTACCAACAGGCATTTGACCGTGGCCTCAACTATATCCTGAAAGGGCAATACCAGAACGGCGGCTGGCCCCAATTCTCACCGCCGGGGACTGGCTATCATCGCCACATCACATTCAATGATGGTGCGATGGTGCGTCTGCTCGAATTCCTGCGGGAAGTTGCGACAGCAGATCAATACGACTTCGTCGATGACCATCGCCGCCAGGCGGCGAGCGCTGCTGTCAGCCGGGGCATCGACTGCATTCTCAAGTGTCAGATCCGGGTTGAGGGCACATTGACAGTCTGGTGCGCACAGCACGACGAAATCGACTTTCGCCCGCAATCCGCCCGTACGTTTGAATTGGCAACGCTCAGCGGGTGCGAATCGGCAGGAATCACCCGCTTTCTGATGAGCATTGATGATCCATCGCCGGAAATTGTGCAGTCTGTGGATGCCGCCGTCGCCTGGTTTGAGAAGTCACAACTTAAAGGCATTCGAGTAGCCACCGAGAAAGACAAGAAAGGCCCCGAGGGGATCAATCGAGTGGTGGTGGCTGATGAACATGCTCCTCCGCTCTGGGCTCGTTTCTACCAGATCGAGACCAATCAGCCGGTCTTCGTTGATCGCGACGGGATTCCTAAAGCGACGCTGGCTGAGATTGGCTACGAACGACGCAATGGCTACGCCTGGTACGGCACCTGGCCACAAAAACTCTTGAGCGACGACTACCCCAAATGGAAGCGGAAAATCTCACTCAAGGTGAGTCCATCATAG
- the floA gene encoding flotillin-like protein FloA (flotillin-like protein involved in membrane lipid rafts), protein MNEIITALIIVGVIFLAIIGIILFIALASYFNLWLRASFAGVRINPFSLLFMSLRKINPPQIVDALIMSTQSGISGITRSKLEAHMLAGGNINTVVRALIVAHRANIDLDWDTASAIDLAGRNVLEAVRTSVDPKVIDCPDPAHFGRTTLDGVARNGIQLKAKARVTVRTNISQLVGGATEDTVIARVGEGIVSAIGSCQTHYDVLSNPSLIAKAVLDKGLDSQTAYEIVSIDIADIDVGDNIGARLQADQAEADKRIARAKAEERRARAVAAEQEMRALTVENQAKVVLAEAQIPLAMAAAYRNGSLRANPK, encoded by the coding sequence ATGAATGAGATCATTACGGCTCTGATCATCGTGGGAGTGATCTTCCTCGCGATCATTGGCATCATTCTCTTCATCGCCCTGGCTTCGTACTTCAATCTGTGGTTGCGGGCCTCCTTTGCCGGTGTGCGGATCAATCCTTTTTCGCTGCTCTTCATGTCGCTGCGAAAGATCAATCCTCCGCAGATTGTCGATGCACTCATCATGTCCACCCAGTCGGGAATTTCCGGCATCACACGCTCCAAACTCGAAGCTCACATGCTGGCGGGCGGGAATATCAATACCGTTGTGCGTGCCCTGATTGTGGCTCACCGGGCGAATATTGACCTCGACTGGGATACCGCTTCGGCGATTGACCTCGCGGGCCGCAATGTGCTGGAAGCTGTTCGTACAAGTGTCGATCCCAAGGTCATTGATTGCCCCGATCCAGCTCACTTCGGCCGCACCACACTCGATGGTGTCGCTCGCAACGGGATTCAACTCAAGGCCAAAGCCCGCGTCACTGTGCGAACCAATATTTCGCAACTGGTCGGTGGTGCGACTGAAGACACGGTGATTGCCCGCGTGGGTGAAGGGATCGTCTCGGCGATTGGCTCGTGCCAGACCCATTACGATGTGCTGTCGAATCCTTCGCTGATCGCCAAGGCTGTGCTGGATAAGGGTCTCGATTCGCAGACCGCTTACGAGATCGTCTCGATCGACATTGCGGATATCGACGTGGGTGACAACATTGGTGCCCGGCTCCAGGCCGATCAGGCAGAAGCCGATAAGCGGATTGCCCGTGCCAAGGCCGAAGAGCGTCGAGCTCGGGCCGTTGCTGCCGAACAGGAAATGCGGGCTCTCACCGTCGAAAACCAGGCGAAAGTGGTGCTGGCCGAAGCCCAGATTCCACTGGCCATGGCAGCGGCCTATCGCAATGGTTCACTCCGTGCAAATCCAAAGTAG
- a CDS encoding metallophosphoesterase family protein translates to MKLTRRLLLKIAPVVLLGQSCISRAFAAAVPPFGEKYPNLESLTTGEWWNKGTLAATPNANKNAKGKAKAAGGPSAPPSMNVPRDEVVCFAYYTQQNGVLKLSAQLFPLKPDEERVARLEIQPAGEDWKEIARTEVFYPGWDAHFRVEGWDGTKNVPYRVRHGEKAMFEGLIRRDPVEKDVIVVANMSCNSSRTIGPRTEIVDNLRAQDPDVLFFGGDQTYRHTEHTAGWIEFGLQFRDIIRDRPTVCIPDDHDVGHPNLWGEEGGQSHIEGDADGGYRYPVAYVNQVQRQQSWHLPDAPDPTPVNRDISVYFTRMTVGGIDFAILEDRKFKTGPAGMIPQMGPRPDHINDPSYDPKSIDLPGLELLGPRQEKFLHEWSQDYSGGAEMKCVLSATAFCGAVHMHGGPNSRLLADLDCNGWPQSGRNRALREIRRAWAPHLCGDQHLAVVVKHGIETFGDGPFGFTSPALVNTIYGRWWHPLDEQAGPNPVPNSPLPWTGDFKDGLGNPISMLAYANPENIQNEQQRADGYGLIRFDKKSRKITFECWPRFSKVSDGDKAQFPGWPVTIALDANDGRAIQGWLPELIFEGVENPVVQVIEEATADILYTVRVQGTRFQPRVYSTGKHTVKVGRNRPDAQSIEGLEPKPKDAAGSRQVKF, encoded by the coding sequence ATGAAATTGACACGCCGCCTGCTGCTGAAGATTGCCCCTGTGGTTCTGTTGGGACAGTCTTGTATTTCCCGCGCTTTTGCTGCTGCCGTGCCACCGTTTGGAGAGAAGTATCCCAACCTGGAATCGCTGACGACCGGCGAGTGGTGGAACAAAGGGACGCTGGCGGCAACTCCGAATGCGAACAAGAACGCCAAGGGTAAGGCCAAAGCGGCTGGCGGGCCATCGGCACCTCCTTCGATGAATGTGCCGCGAGATGAGGTTGTCTGCTTCGCGTATTACACGCAACAGAATGGCGTGCTGAAGCTGAGTGCCCAGCTCTTCCCGCTAAAGCCCGATGAAGAGCGTGTGGCCCGACTCGAAATCCAACCCGCAGGCGAAGACTGGAAGGAGATTGCCAGAACTGAGGTGTTTTATCCGGGATGGGATGCTCACTTTCGCGTCGAGGGCTGGGATGGTACGAAGAACGTTCCCTACCGAGTTCGTCACGGCGAGAAGGCCATGTTCGAAGGCCTGATTCGTCGCGACCCCGTCGAAAAAGATGTGATCGTTGTCGCCAACATGAGCTGTAACAGCAGTCGCACCATCGGACCACGCACAGAGATCGTCGACAACCTCCGCGCTCAGGATCCCGACGTCCTTTTCTTCGGTGGTGATCAGACCTATCGCCATACCGAACACACTGCCGGCTGGATTGAATTCGGCTTGCAGTTCCGCGATATCATCCGCGACCGGCCCACGGTCTGCATTCCCGACGATCACGATGTCGGTCACCCGAATCTCTGGGGCGAAGAAGGTGGTCAATCGCACATCGAAGGCGATGCGGACGGTGGTTATCGGTACCCGGTCGCATACGTCAATCAGGTACAAAGGCAGCAATCGTGGCATCTGCCCGATGCACCAGATCCCACACCAGTGAACCGGGATATCTCGGTCTATTTCACGCGAATGACTGTGGGTGGCATCGACTTTGCCATTCTCGAAGATCGAAAGTTCAAGACCGGTCCGGCAGGCATGATCCCACAGATGGGGCCGCGTCCTGACCATATCAATGATCCCTCGTATGACCCGAAGAGTATTGATCTGCCTGGTCTCGAACTGCTTGGCCCGCGACAGGAGAAATTTCTGCACGAGTGGTCGCAGGATTACAGCGGCGGTGCCGAGATGAAATGTGTCCTCTCTGCGACAGCCTTTTGCGGAGCGGTCCATATGCACGGCGGCCCCAATAGCCGACTGCTGGCCGATCTCGACTGCAATGGCTGGCCGCAAAGTGGTCGTAATCGGGCACTCCGGGAAATTCGCCGCGCCTGGGCTCCGCATCTCTGTGGCGACCAGCATCTGGCGGTCGTCGTCAAGCATGGTATTGAGACGTTCGGCGATGGCCCGTTTGGTTTCACCAGTCCCGCCCTCGTGAATACAATCTATGGTCGCTGGTGGCATCCGCTCGATGAGCAGGCCGGGCCGAATCCCGTTCCGAACAGCCCACTACCTTGGACTGGTGATTTCAAAGATGGACTGGGCAACCCGATCAGCATGCTGGCCTACGCCAACCCTGAGAACATCCAGAACGAACAACAAAGGGCCGATGGCTATGGCCTCATCCGTTTCGATAAGAAGTCGCGCAAGATTACGTTCGAGTGCTGGCCTCGATTTTCGAAAGTTAGCGATGGAGACAAAGCTCAGTTCCCCGGCTGGCCAGTGACCATTGCACTCGATGCCAACGATGGTCGTGCGATTCAAGGCTGGCTGCCGGAACTGATCTTCGAGGGAGTCGAGAATCCTGTGGTCCAGGTGATCGAGGAAGCGACGGCAGACATTCTCTACACGGTTCGCGTGCAGGGAACCCGCTTCCAGCCGCGGGTCTATTCGACGGGTAAGCATACGGTCAAAGTAGGCCGCAACCGACCGGACGCTCAGTCGATTGAAGGCTTGGAACCTAAACCAAAGGACGCAGCAGGAAGCCGCCAGGTCAAATTCTGA
- the speA gene encoding biosynthetic arginine decarboxylase, protein MSMDEEQLQVVQNVYGVENWSAGYFDINSKGHLIARPAADDPRSLDLFELVNSLRDERKLHTPLLLRFPQILTNQLKKLATSYIQAIEEYGYQGRHLPVFPMKVNPRREVVEEFLKDSARFNVGLECGSKPELYAGLAQVQHPNSLLICNGFKDDSFIRLAMLGVEAGKNVVIVIEKLSELITTLNLADETGVMPMIGLRSKLYSRGSGKWASSGGDSAKFGLTTSELLDCVRLLKDRGRLSSLKLLHSHIGSQITEIKRVKMAMKEAARVYAKLRQLGTPIDTMDIGGGLGVDYDGSKTRFESSMNYTVQEFANDVVYTIKSVCDEENVPHPHLVTESGRMMTAYHAVLITSIRDEIETFADDKPEVTVDDDDPQVIVELKALCDGINRKNFTEFYHDALEHKDELHTQFNLGLISLEDRAKGEVLFWETCARALKEADGVKSPPEEFEDLRRILAAKYLCNFSLFRSVPDSWAIGQLFPIMPIHRLDEPLTDFATLVDVTCDSDGRIDKFVDLKDVREVLELHKWKPEEPYYLGIFLVGAYQEVMGSFHNLFGLPNEAHVVMDAEGRWHITKLIQGSKLGEMVAFARYDRAQLLANYKQQLEIRKQAGSLSDERLDQLALAYEAMISDTTYLSR, encoded by the coding sequence ATGTCCATGGACGAAGAACAACTGCAGGTTGTGCAGAACGTTTACGGAGTCGAAAACTGGTCAGCGGGATACTTCGATATCAATTCGAAGGGCCATCTGATTGCGAGGCCAGCCGCCGATGACCCACGATCGCTCGATCTGTTCGAGCTGGTCAACTCTTTGCGCGATGAACGGAAACTGCACACTCCACTGCTCCTGCGATTCCCGCAGATTCTGACCAATCAGCTCAAAAAGCTGGCCACATCTTATATCCAGGCCATCGAAGAGTACGGCTACCAGGGCCGACATCTTCCTGTCTTCCCGATGAAGGTGAATCCTCGTCGGGAAGTTGTCGAAGAGTTTCTCAAAGACTCAGCCCGCTTCAACGTGGGTCTCGAATGTGGTTCCAAGCCCGAACTCTATGCAGGCCTGGCTCAGGTGCAGCATCCCAATTCGCTCCTGATCTGTAATGGCTTTAAGGATGATTCGTTTATTCGCCTCGCCATGCTGGGAGTCGAAGCGGGTAAGAACGTGGTCATTGTGATTGAAAAGCTCAGCGAGTTGATCACCACGCTCAATCTGGCCGACGAAACCGGCGTCATGCCCATGATCGGACTGCGATCAAAACTGTATTCCCGCGGCTCTGGCAAATGGGCCTCTTCCGGTGGTGATTCGGCCAAGTTTGGTCTCACTACCTCTGAACTGCTCGATTGTGTCCGGCTGCTCAAAGATCGTGGACGACTCAGTTCACTCAAGCTCCTGCACTCGCACATCGGCTCACAGATCACTGAGATCAAACGCGTCAAAATGGCAATGAAGGAAGCCGCCCGCGTTTACGCCAAACTCCGGCAACTGGGCACTCCCATCGATACCATGGATATCGGTGGCGGTCTGGGTGTTGATTACGATGGCTCGAAGACCCGCTTTGAATCCTCCATGAACTACACTGTTCAGGAGTTCGCGAACGATGTCGTCTACACGATCAAATCGGTCTGCGATGAAGAGAATGTGCCGCATCCACATCTGGTGACCGAGAGTGGCCGCATGATGACGGCGTATCATGCCGTCCTGATTACCAGCATTCGCGATGAGATTGAAACCTTTGCCGATGATAAACCCGAAGTGACTGTTGATGATGACGACCCGCAGGTGATCGTCGAGCTGAAGGCATTGTGCGACGGGATCAATCGCAAGAACTTCACTGAGTTTTATCACGACGCACTCGAGCACAAAGACGAACTGCACACGCAGTTCAATCTGGGGCTGATCAGTCTGGAAGATCGAGCCAAAGGGGAAGTCCTCTTCTGGGAAACGTGTGCGCGGGCGCTGAAAGAAGCCGATGGTGTCAAATCGCCACCTGAAGAGTTCGAAGACTTACGGCGTATTCTGGCTGCCAAGTACCTGTGTAATTTTTCGCTCTTTCGCTCGGTCCCTGATAGCTGGGCCATCGGGCAACTCTTTCCGATTATGCCCATTCATCGGCTCGACGAACCTTTGACCGATTTTGCGACACTTGTGGATGTCACCTGCGATTCGGATGGGCGGATTGACAAATTTGTCGATCTGAAAGATGTGCGGGAAGTTCTTGAGCTTCACAAATGGAAACCGGAAGAGCCTTATTATCTCGGGATTTTTCTGGTGGGTGCCTATCAGGAAGTGATGGGAAGTTTCCACAATCTGTTCGGGCTTCCCAATGAGGCGCATGTCGTCATGGATGCCGAAGGACGCTGGCACATCACCAAGCTGATTCAAGGGAGCAAGCTGGGAGAGATGGTGGCCTTTGCCCGTTACGACCGGGCACAGCTTTTGGCCAACTACAAGCAGCAGCTCGAAATTCGCAAGCAGGCTGGCAGCCTTTCCGATGAACGCCTGGATCAACTGGCTCTGGCTTATGAAGCCATGATTTCGGACACCACTTATCTTTCTCGTTGA
- a CDS encoding sialidase family protein, producing MPRSRAVCIVVSENLKEFTRCLSLLFLGGVCFFLGGQVTLGAETLPGREILDLALVPPVIQTHPGPEYSPEQLDYSMTIGMERTPKGRLWAAWVAGGDSEKGFFVLGLSDDDGQTWKSPKLVIDPPEAPTGLKRRILVGNLWTDPTGRLWLFFDQSMGYFDGRAGNWAITCDDPDAASPVWSAPRRIWDGCTLNKPTVLKSGEWMLPVSLWDRGKIGPAELKTAAPELDPYRKANVLVSQDQGKTWNYRGGVAFPGPQFDEHMIVERRDGTLWMLARTNDGMFESLSQDQGKTWSQPEMAMPHIPTRFHIRRLASGNLLLVRHGQVDERTKHRTRLMAFLSDDEGQTWGGGLMLDDRGGVSYPDGFQAPDGRIYISYDRERAKEREVLLAVFREEDVAAGKIVSHDARLRGVITKAMGGLLESKLPGVKKDTLAQPINVKLLAMVEGSQGRWKDKALQNAKLDRTTIAYDGITPNKLVCDTTLRQLPDKSWALYLLAGDDIEPSPGNYIGVVKSLDQGKTWSAIQEVPTGLPRSGLTSGQGATEVIVHRGQLTMFFSTHSETWGRNWQSWIMTSPNQGRAWSEPRLLPGRLGQFTFIRNHIVTKDGRIMVPFQHYEGPGPDVPPPPAEDRPWHKALRHYVSNPRNGVLISSDQGKTWTEYGNIRLTTDDRYHGWAENNIVELDDGTITMIIRGDRLGGVLYMAESTDGGKTWPDFAQKTEIPNPGSKATIYKLLDNGVAMLHNPNSSHRSPLSLWVSYDGMKTWPYRRVLVKESSDGPQGRLNYPDGFVSQDGYLHFAYDDNRHRAVYYGAKLPQIAIDENYP from the coding sequence ATGCCTCGGTCGCGCGCTGTATGCATTGTTGTTTCTGAGAACCTCAAAGAGTTCACCCGCTGTCTGAGTTTGTTATTCCTGGGAGGAGTGTGCTTCTTTCTGGGAGGGCAAGTCACTCTGGGGGCAGAGACTTTGCCCGGACGCGAGATTCTGGATCTTGCGCTGGTTCCACCGGTGATTCAGACCCATCCCGGGCCCGAATATTCGCCGGAGCAGCTTGACTACTCCATGACTATCGGGATGGAACGCACGCCCAAAGGACGTTTGTGGGCCGCCTGGGTGGCGGGTGGAGACAGCGAGAAAGGTTTTTTTGTGCTGGGCCTGAGTGATGACGATGGCCAGACCTGGAAGTCGCCAAAACTGGTCATTGATCCACCCGAAGCACCCACAGGTTTGAAGCGTCGGATTCTTGTCGGAAATTTATGGACTGATCCCACCGGCAGACTCTGGCTCTTTTTCGATCAATCGATGGGCTATTTTGATGGTCGTGCCGGGAACTGGGCGATCACGTGCGATGACCCCGATGCTGCATCTCCTGTCTGGTCGGCTCCACGCCGGATCTGGGATGGTTGCACGCTCAATAAACCGACTGTCCTCAAGTCGGGGGAATGGATGCTTCCCGTTTCATTATGGGATCGCGGCAAGATCGGTCCTGCGGAACTCAAAACCGCTGCTCCAGAACTCGACCCTTACCGCAAGGCCAATGTCCTCGTTTCCCAGGATCAAGGAAAGACGTGGAACTATCGTGGCGGCGTCGCTTTTCCTGGCCCGCAGTTTGACGAACATATGATTGTCGAACGCAGGGATGGCACTCTCTGGATGCTGGCCCGCACCAACGACGGCATGTTTGAAAGTCTCTCGCAAGATCAGGGAAAGACTTGGAGTCAGCCTGAAATGGCGATGCCGCATATCCCGACGAGATTTCATATCCGCCGGTTGGCTTCTGGAAACCTGCTGCTGGTCAGGCATGGCCAGGTGGATGAACGCACAAAACATCGGACACGGCTGATGGCGTTCCTCTCAGATGATGAGGGCCAGACCTGGGGCGGCGGACTGATGCTCGATGACCGGGGAGGAGTTTCCTACCCGGATGGTTTTCAGGCTCCCGATGGAAGAATCTACATTTCGTATGACCGCGAGCGGGCGAAAGAGCGGGAAGTGCTGCTGGCTGTTTTTCGGGAAGAGGATGTGGCAGCTGGAAAAATTGTTTCACACGATGCACGCCTGCGGGGAGTGATCACCAAGGCCATGGGCGGGCTTCTCGAATCAAAACTGCCCGGCGTGAAAAAAGACACCCTGGCGCAGCCAATTAACGTGAAGCTTCTCGCCATGGTGGAAGGTTCGCAGGGTCGATGGAAAGACAAAGCTCTGCAGAACGCGAAACTCGACCGTACGACGATTGCCTATGATGGTATCACACCGAACAAACTGGTCTGCGATACGACACTGCGTCAGTTGCCGGACAAATCGTGGGCACTCTACCTGCTGGCGGGTGACGACATCGAACCTTCGCCGGGGAATTACATCGGCGTCGTCAAAAGTCTGGATCAGGGAAAGACCTGGTCTGCGATCCAGGAGGTTCCCACCGGTCTGCCGCGCAGTGGTCTCACCAGTGGACAAGGAGCGACCGAGGTGATTGTGCATCGCGGCCAGTTGACCATGTTCTTTTCGACGCACTCTGAGACCTGGGGCCGCAACTGGCAATCATGGATCATGACCAGTCCCAATCAGGGCCGGGCCTGGAGCGAACCCAGATTGCTGCCGGGACGATTGGGCCAGTTCACGTTCATTCGCAATCACATCGTCACCAAGGATGGGCGTATTATGGTTCCCTTCCAGCATTATGAAGGGCCGGGGCCAGATGTTCCTCCACCACCCGCAGAAGATCGTCCGTGGCACAAGGCATTAAGGCACTATGTGAGCAATCCGCGAAACGGAGTGCTCATCAGCAGTGATCAGGGAAAAACCTGGACAGAGTACGGCAACATCCGTCTCACCACCGATGATCGCTACCATGGCTGGGCTGAGAACAATATCGTCGAGCTGGACGACGGTACGATCACAATGATCATTCGTGGGGATCGACTGGGTGGTGTGCTTTACATGGCCGAATCAACAGATGGTGGCAAGACCTGGCCAGATTTTGCTCAAAAGACCGAGATCCCGAATCCTGGCTCGAAGGCGACCATTTACAAGCTGCTCGATAATGGTGTCGCCATGTTGCATAACCCCAATTCCAGTCATCGCAGCCCCCTTTCCTTATGGGTGAGCTATGACGGGATGAAAACATGGCCTTATCGAAGAGTCCTGGTGAAGGAATCTTCGGATGGCCCGCAGGGGCGACTTAATTATCCCGACGGGTTTGTCAGCCAGGATGGTTATCTCCATTTTGCTTACGACGATAACCGCCACCGAGCTGTCTATTACGGTGCCAAACTTCCCCAGATTGCGATTGATGAAAATTATCCATAA
- a CDS encoding DUF1501 domain-containing protein encodes MTPLLTKLTRRDSLYGLGASLGSVAFTSLLAAEEKKAEPLMPKKPHAPAKAKACIFLMMEGGPSHIDTFDPKPKLTELHLKEFHRTDKMQSAMSSGKRYFVASPFQFIKAGQCGADMATNWKHLASVADDLCFYRGCQVDSVNHPTAMYQMNTGNRFGGDPAIGSWVTYGLGSENANLPGFVVLPEVSHPQGGAANWGNGFLPADFQGTPLRAKGLPILDLAPPRGVTREHQRANLDLLATLNEYHKENHPGRDDLTARMESYELAFRMQAEVPSLLDLSKEDKQTQALYGIGEEPTDAFGRRCLLARRLIQQGVRFVQLYAGTWDSHDYIEKAHGNLVKQVDQPIAGLIADLKRTGLLDSTLVVWCGEFGRSPDNGVRMGTAFGRDHNPKGMTVWFAGGGVKSGHTIGATDETGSEAVECVHHVRDLHVTILRLMGLDDTRLTYFHGGRFKQLSQFGGQVIKELIA; translated from the coding sequence ATGACGCCTCTGCTCACGAAACTTACCCGCCGCGATTCTCTCTATGGCCTCGGTGCATCCCTCGGGTCGGTCGCCTTCACATCACTTCTGGCAGCGGAAGAGAAGAAGGCCGAGCCGCTCATGCCGAAGAAACCACACGCACCGGCCAAGGCAAAGGCATGCATTTTCCTGATGATGGAAGGCGGCCCAAGTCACATTGATACGTTTGATCCGAAACCCAAACTCACCGAACTCCATCTGAAAGAATTCCACCGAACGGATAAGATGCAGTCGGCCATGAGCAGCGGCAAACGCTATTTCGTCGCGTCTCCATTCCAATTCATCAAGGCCGGTCAGTGTGGGGCCGACATGGCGACGAACTGGAAGCACCTCGCGAGCGTGGCTGACGATCTGTGCTTCTATCGTGGCTGTCAGGTCGATTCAGTCAACCACCCCACGGCGATGTACCAGATGAATACGGGAAATCGCTTCGGCGGTGACCCGGCCATTGGCAGTTGGGTGACCTATGGCCTCGGCAGCGAGAACGCAAACCTGCCAGGATTCGTGGTGCTGCCCGAGGTGAGCCACCCGCAAGGAGGTGCTGCAAACTGGGGCAATGGATTCCTCCCCGCAGATTTTCAGGGCACCCCGCTCCGGGCGAAAGGACTTCCAATCCTTGACCTCGCGCCACCTCGCGGCGTGACCCGCGAACACCAGCGTGCCAACCTCGATCTGCTCGCGACGCTCAATGAGTATCACAAAGAGAACCATCCAGGCCGCGATGATTTGACAGCCCGTATGGAAAGCTACGAACTCGCATTTCGCATGCAGGCCGAAGTGCCCAGCCTCCTCGATCTGTCGAAAGAAGACAAACAGACTCAAGCTCTCTACGGCATAGGTGAAGAGCCAACCGATGCATTTGGGCGAAGGTGCCTGCTCGCCCGACGATTGATACAGCAGGGCGTGAGGTTCGTGCAACTCTACGCCGGTACCTGGGACAGTCATGACTATATCGAAAAGGCGCACGGCAATCTCGTGAAACAGGTCGATCAACCTATCGCTGGGCTGATTGCTGATCTCAAACGAACGGGGCTACTTGATTCCACCCTCGTGGTGTGGTGCGGAGAGTTCGGTCGATCACCGGATAACGGGGTTCGGATGGGAACCGCTTTTGGTCGTGATCACAATCCCAAAGGCATGACGGTCTGGTTCGCAGGGGGCGGGGTGAAGTCCGGACACACGATTGGGGCGACCGACGAAACGGGCTCGGAAGCTGTGGAATGCGTTCACCACGTCCGCGATTTGCACGTCACCATCTTAAGACTCATGGGACTCGACGACACCAGGTTGACATACTTTCATGGCGGGCGATTCAAACAACTCTCCCAGTTCGGCGGACAGGTCATCAAGGAGTTAATCGCCTGA